One region of Streptomyces sp. CG4 genomic DNA includes:
- a CDS encoding GntR family transcriptional regulator: MDYPNDQAPGAPVRSGIPEHGRIPKYYAVKARIAALLDELGEDSVIPTERDLAERYDVARETVRQAVRELVLEGRLRRKGRGTVVAGPKLAQPLSLASYTEGVRRQGRTPGRTLVTLDRFPCPEALAAETGLTRGEPVWHLERVLLADDERVGLESTYVSVGRVPGLQRDFDPDSSFYAYLKAQGIDFGDADERIETVLATPREALLIGTPPALPMLLIHRVSRDTEGRPLERVRTLYRGDRFSFTAHLEG, encoded by the coding sequence GTGGACTACCCGAACGACCAGGCCCCCGGCGCCCCCGTCCGCTCCGGCATTCCCGAGCACGGGCGTATCCCCAAGTACTACGCGGTGAAGGCACGGATCGCCGCGCTGCTGGACGAACTGGGGGAGGACAGCGTCATCCCCACCGAGCGGGACCTCGCCGAGCGGTACGACGTCGCCCGCGAGACCGTGCGGCAGGCCGTACGGGAGCTGGTGCTGGAGGGGCGGCTGAGGCGAAAGGGGCGCGGAACCGTCGTCGCCGGGCCCAAGCTGGCCCAGCCGCTGTCCCTCGCCAGCTACACCGAGGGCGTGCGGCGGCAGGGGCGTACGCCCGGTCGTACGCTCGTCACCCTCGACCGCTTCCCCTGCCCTGAGGCCCTCGCCGCCGAGACCGGACTCACCCGCGGCGAACCCGTCTGGCACCTGGAGCGGGTGCTGCTCGCCGACGACGAGCGGGTCGGGCTGGAGAGCACCTACGTCTCCGTCGGGCGCGTGCCGGGTCTGCAGCGCGATTTCGACCCGGACTCCTCCTTCTACGCCTATCTGAAGGCCCAGGGCATCGACTTCGGCGACGCCGACGAACGCATCGAGACCGTGCTGGCCACGCCCCGCGAGGCCCTGCTCATCGGCACCCCGCCCGCCCTGCCGATGCTGCTGATCCACCGGGTGTCCCGGGACACGGAGGGGCGGCCGCTGGAGCGCGTGCGCACCCTCTACCGCGGCGACCGGTTCTCCTTCACCGCCCACCTCGAAGGCTGA